A DNA window from Ipomoea triloba cultivar NCNSP0323 chromosome 10, ASM357664v1 contains the following coding sequences:
- the LOC116032891 gene encoding pathogenesis-related protein 1C-like yields MGFSKVPFLFATCMFFMAMNLSCDAQNSEKEYLDAHNAARAAVGVPPLKWDKEVAAFAQSYAKERSGDCKLIHSGNRRYGENLAWGNGAFVTGAFAVGLWVDEKKYYNYTTNYCNAPPGKECGHYTQVVWRNSATVGCDRVQCSNNTGYFVTCNYYPPGNYFGQRPY; encoded by the coding sequence TCAAAAGTGCCGTTTTTGTTTGCTACATGCATGTTTTTTATGGCGATGAATCTTTCTTGTGACGCCCAGAATTCCGAAAAAGAGTACCTCGATGCTCACAACGCCGCACGCGCCGCCGTGGGCGTCCCGCCGCTGAAATGGGACAAGGAGGTGGCGGCGTTTGCCCAAAGCTACGCTAAGGAGAGGTCCGGCGATTGCAAACTGATACACTCCGGCAACCGGCGGTACGGGGAAAACTTAGCTTGGGGAAACGGGGCGTTCGTGACGGGGGCGTTTGCGGTGGGGCTGTGGGTTGACGAGAAGAAGTATTATAATTACACCACCAATTATTGCAACGCGCCGCCGGGGAAGGAGTGTGGGCACTACACTCAGGTGGTTTGGAGGAACTCGGCGACGGTGGGGTGTGATAGGGTTCAGTGCAGCAATAATACGGGGTATTTTGTTACCTGCAACTATTATCCTCCGGGCAATTATTTTGGTCAACGGCCGTACTAA